The Miscanthus floridulus cultivar M001 chromosome 17, ASM1932011v1, whole genome shotgun sequence genome has a window encoding:
- the LOC136517493 gene encoding RNA polymerase sigma factor sigF, chloroplastic-like isoform X1, translating into MNSSRSLLSSPLFASSSPNFRSSTSVSSSPSPSRTTAVPMIHDNTSRASTACHYSPSLVAEEQLHGSKDPLTLKGEKALLELLLGMALDQHVDGGKLMPEDTDFESYLKEATSRALYQPAFTEEDDSTSESSSASIAKPPGSLDLGMLTKQVELPAEESGTSDTQLDVPQPHRLDPNHSYEGLLNNDQVFIRSTRLLERRSKKRNAYRASSNDVPCSGVNPKRKEKSKKFGRVLDPDEPFRLFLRDRETTEFLTAKEEKQMFSQIQNLMKLEEAQRKLQAQCGREPTVAEWAQAVGMSCRELHSCVRTGRRCREKMARSNFRLVIHVARKYEGHGLDIQDLVQDGCCGLMKTFEKFNPSKGCRFPTYAYWWIRQSIKKSIFKNSRLIRLPESVFALLRKVGKARMECIMDGEQPTNENVARRAGITIEKLAKLRAKTRKPRSMQDRVWSDDGVTYQEITEDPNIEAPEASVDRLMMQQQVRSFLAGMLSPREKEIIEHRFGIHDGQPKTLHVIGDMYGLSKERIRQVQNKALDKLKNSISAQGFHVYFDLLT; encoded by the exons atgaATTCCAGCAGAAGCCTCCTCTCGTCGCCCCTCTTTGCTAGCTCGTCTCCAAACTTCAGGAGCAGTACGTCCGTCTCCTCCTCCCCGTCCCCATCCCGCACCACAG CAGTTCCAATGATACATGACAACACCAGCAGAGCATCCACGGCGTGCCACTACTCACCGTCCCTTGTGGCAGAGGAGCAGCTTCACGGTTCCAAAGACCCCTTGACCTTGAAGGGCGAAAAGGCTTTGCTTGAGTTGCTGCTAGGCATG GCTCTGGACCAGCACGTCGACGGCGGGAAGCTCATGCCTGAGGATACTGATTTCGAGAGCTATTTAAAAGAAGCAACAAGCCGAGCGCTTTACCAGCCAGCATTCAC TGAAGAGGATGATTCTACTTCGGAGAGCTCTTCAGCATCAATAGCCAAACCACCTGGGAGTTTGGATCTTGGCATGCTGACAAAGCAGGTGGAATTGCCAGCAGAAGAATCAGGCACTTCAGACACCCAGTTGGATGTACCACAGCCTCACCG TCTGGATCCAAACCATTCATACGAGGGACTGCTCAACAATGATCAAGTGTTTATTAGATCCACTCGGTTACTTGAGAGGAGATCTAAGAAACGCAACGCGTACAGGGCTTCGAGTAACGACGTTCCGTGCAGTGGTGTGAACCCAAAGAGAAAAGAGAAGTCAAAGAAGTTTGGCAGAGTTCTTGATCCAGATGAGCCTTTCAGGTTGTTTCTACGGGATCGAGAGACAACAGAGTTCTTGACAGCGAAAGAGGAGAAACAGATGTTCAGTCAAATACAG AATCTTATGAAGCTAGAGGAGGCTCAGCGTAAACTGCAAGCTCAATGTGGTCGTGAGCCAACAGTTGCAGAGTGGGCTCAAGCCGTAGGAATGAGCTGCAGGGAGTTGCACTCCTGTGTCCGCACTGGAAGACGGTGCCGAGAGAAGATGGCCCGCTCCAACTTTCGCCTTGTGATACATGTCGCTAGGAAATATGAAGGACATGGCCTTGACATTCAGGACCTGGTGCAG GATGGATGTTGTGGGTTGATGAAAACCTTTGAGAAGTTCAACCCAAGCAAGGGATGCAGATTCCCGACCTATGCCTACTGGTGGATACGTCAATCGATCAAAAAGTCGATCTTCAAGAATTCGAGACTAATCCGATTGCCG GAGAGTGTGTTTGCACTCCTGAGGAAGGTGGGCAAAGCGAGGATGGAATGCATAATGGACGGGGAGCAGCCGACGAATGAGAACGTCGCAAGGCGTGCCGGCATCACAATTGAGAAGCTTGCGAAACTGAGAGCCAAAACCAGGAAACCACGGTCCATGCAGGATCGGGTTTGGTCAGATGACGGTGTCACATACCAG GAGATCACCGAGGACCCCAACATTGAGGCTCCTGAGGCGAGCGTGGACAGGCTGATGATGCAGCAGCAGGTGCGCAGCTTCCTGGCAGGGATGCTGAGCCCCCGGGAGAAGGAGATCATCGAGCACCGCTTCGGCATCCACGACGGGCAGCCCAAGACCCTTCATGTCATCGGCGACATGTATGGGCTGTCCAAGGAGAGGATCCGCCAGGTGCAGAACAAGGCCCTGGACAAGCTGAAAAACAGCATCTCGGCACAGGGCTTCCACGTCTACTTTGATTTGCTAACTTGA
- the LOC136517493 gene encoding RNA polymerase sigma factor sigF, chloroplastic-like isoform X2 gives MNSSRSLLSSPLFASSSPNFRSSTSVSSSPSPSRTTVPMIHDNTSRASTACHYSPSLVAEEQLHGSKDPLTLKGEKALLELLLGMALDQHVDGGKLMPEDTDFESYLKEATSRALYQPAFTEEDDSTSESSSASIAKPPGSLDLGMLTKQVELPAEESGTSDTQLDVPQPHRLDPNHSYEGLLNNDQVFIRSTRLLERRSKKRNAYRASSNDVPCSGVNPKRKEKSKKFGRVLDPDEPFRLFLRDRETTEFLTAKEEKQMFSQIQNLMKLEEAQRKLQAQCGREPTVAEWAQAVGMSCRELHSCVRTGRRCREKMARSNFRLVIHVARKYEGHGLDIQDLVQDGCCGLMKTFEKFNPSKGCRFPTYAYWWIRQSIKKSIFKNSRLIRLPESVFALLRKVGKARMECIMDGEQPTNENVARRAGITIEKLAKLRAKTRKPRSMQDRVWSDDGVTYQEITEDPNIEAPEASVDRLMMQQQVRSFLAGMLSPREKEIIEHRFGIHDGQPKTLHVIGDMYGLSKERIRQVQNKALDKLKNSISAQGFHVYFDLLT, from the exons atgaATTCCAGCAGAAGCCTCCTCTCGTCGCCCCTCTTTGCTAGCTCGTCTCCAAACTTCAGGAGCAGTACGTCCGTCTCCTCCTCCCCGTCCCCATCCCGCACCACAG TTCCAATGATACATGACAACACCAGCAGAGCATCCACGGCGTGCCACTACTCACCGTCCCTTGTGGCAGAGGAGCAGCTTCACGGTTCCAAAGACCCCTTGACCTTGAAGGGCGAAAAGGCTTTGCTTGAGTTGCTGCTAGGCATG GCTCTGGACCAGCACGTCGACGGCGGGAAGCTCATGCCTGAGGATACTGATTTCGAGAGCTATTTAAAAGAAGCAACAAGCCGAGCGCTTTACCAGCCAGCATTCAC TGAAGAGGATGATTCTACTTCGGAGAGCTCTTCAGCATCAATAGCCAAACCACCTGGGAGTTTGGATCTTGGCATGCTGACAAAGCAGGTGGAATTGCCAGCAGAAGAATCAGGCACTTCAGACACCCAGTTGGATGTACCACAGCCTCACCG TCTGGATCCAAACCATTCATACGAGGGACTGCTCAACAATGATCAAGTGTTTATTAGATCCACTCGGTTACTTGAGAGGAGATCTAAGAAACGCAACGCGTACAGGGCTTCGAGTAACGACGTTCCGTGCAGTGGTGTGAACCCAAAGAGAAAAGAGAAGTCAAAGAAGTTTGGCAGAGTTCTTGATCCAGATGAGCCTTTCAGGTTGTTTCTACGGGATCGAGAGACAACAGAGTTCTTGACAGCGAAAGAGGAGAAACAGATGTTCAGTCAAATACAG AATCTTATGAAGCTAGAGGAGGCTCAGCGTAAACTGCAAGCTCAATGTGGTCGTGAGCCAACAGTTGCAGAGTGGGCTCAAGCCGTAGGAATGAGCTGCAGGGAGTTGCACTCCTGTGTCCGCACTGGAAGACGGTGCCGAGAGAAGATGGCCCGCTCCAACTTTCGCCTTGTGATACATGTCGCTAGGAAATATGAAGGACATGGCCTTGACATTCAGGACCTGGTGCAG GATGGATGTTGTGGGTTGATGAAAACCTTTGAGAAGTTCAACCCAAGCAAGGGATGCAGATTCCCGACCTATGCCTACTGGTGGATACGTCAATCGATCAAAAAGTCGATCTTCAAGAATTCGAGACTAATCCGATTGCCG GAGAGTGTGTTTGCACTCCTGAGGAAGGTGGGCAAAGCGAGGATGGAATGCATAATGGACGGGGAGCAGCCGACGAATGAGAACGTCGCAAGGCGTGCCGGCATCACAATTGAGAAGCTTGCGAAACTGAGAGCCAAAACCAGGAAACCACGGTCCATGCAGGATCGGGTTTGGTCAGATGACGGTGTCACATACCAG GAGATCACCGAGGACCCCAACATTGAGGCTCCTGAGGCGAGCGTGGACAGGCTGATGATGCAGCAGCAGGTGCGCAGCTTCCTGGCAGGGATGCTGAGCCCCCGGGAGAAGGAGATCATCGAGCACCGCTTCGGCATCCACGACGGGCAGCCCAAGACCCTTCATGTCATCGGCGACATGTATGGGCTGTCCAAGGAGAGGATCCGCCAGGTGCAGAACAAGGCCCTGGACAAGCTGAAAAACAGCATCTCGGCACAGGGCTTCCACGTCTACTTTGATTTGCTAACTTGA